In Streptomyces sp. NBC_01717, one DNA window encodes the following:
- a CDS encoding ArsR/SmtB family transcription factor, whose translation MMTSVDTDLIRVLADPLRLRIVTLLAQETLCTTHLVEETGAKQTNLSNHLKVLREAGVVETEPCGRFTYYRLKPDVIASLAGQFADLAEAARATAENNVKRSCP comes from the coding sequence ATGATGACGTCAGTCGACACTGATCTGATCCGGGTTCTGGCCGACCCGCTCAGACTCCGGATCGTGACCCTGCTCGCCCAGGAGACGCTCTGCACCACGCATCTGGTCGAGGAGACGGGTGCCAAGCAGACCAACCTCTCCAACCATCTGAAGGTGCTGCGGGAGGCGGGCGTGGTCGAGACGGAGCCGTGCGGCCGATTCACCTACTACCGGCTCAAGCCCGACGTCATCGCCTCCCTCGCCGGCCAGTTCGCCGACCTCGCGGAGGCCGCGCGCGCCACCGCCGAGAACAACGTCAAGCGGTCCTGCCCCTGA